The following nucleotide sequence is from Trifolium pratense cultivar HEN17-A07 linkage group LG2, ARS_RC_1.1, whole genome shotgun sequence.
TGTGTGCCACCACAGAGAAGATTCCCTCTGGAGAGAGGGATATCTCCTCCGTGATGGCCCACAGGATTGGAAAATTGGTGGGGCGAACAAGGTTTAACGGCGCAAGAACAAGGCCCACCACCTTATAAGAAACCACATGACCTTAAAAAGGCTTGGAAAGTTTCTGTTTTGGCCAGTGTTATAAAACATATGTCACCTGATTTGGAGAAATTAAGGAGGTTGGTTACTCAGTCGAAAACTTTGCAAGATAAGATGACAGCAAGAGATAGTGCTACTTGGTCTAAAGTTATGAATCAAGAAGAAGCCTTGCTTGGTATCACTAATAAGtgttttaaaatgtctatttcGGAGGAAGGTGAAAGCTCTGGCAATAGTAGTAGTAGCAGTAGTAGTAGAAACGAGAAAAGAAAGTGTGTGTTTGATGTTGGTGGTGATGATGCAGAGTATCCACAACAAAGTAAATTACCTATGAGTTTGGCTAATTTTCTTGATTGTGAAGCAAGAGTTGAAAATGTTGATGATTGGATGAAAATGGGAGAGATTGAATATGAAGGTGGGAAATTTGGATGGGATGTAGAACATTGGTTGAATGATGTGGATGATCATGATATGGAAGCTGCACTTGAAATAGTGAAAGGTAATCATAACATAGATGTTATTCCTCAAAATTCAGTGCATTATCTTCAAGATCAAGAGGAAGAGAACTCTATTTGGGACTTTAAATATCAATACCATCCAGAGCAAGACTAATTAACATGTTTAATGCAGTTAATTATCTTGTCTCCATgctatttatatattagtatctaTGTCACACTTTTAATTTGTTGTAATGCCTTAGATTTATTTCTTTAGCTGGTTAGGTATCTTATGCTTGcaattgcagagactaattTGTCAAGTCAGGTATAATCACAATTGTCGCCGAAACTCTCCCTCAAGAGTTTTGACACAGCGTCGCCTTAGCAAGCTAGTTACCATATTTTTAGATATATCCTAATTCTTTTCATATTTGTTACTAAGAATAAAGTAATTATAGGAGATACTAGAATGTATTGTAGTgttttcttctttaattattGAGTATCTCTCAGTGGAATGTATTTGAGTGTTTTATCAAGAGAGATGATAAATATCAGAATAATATTTCCATGATTCATGAAACCTCTAAGTTGTAACTTGATCCATTTTTAAAGATGCAATAAAGAGCTATGTTCTTGATAGGTCTGACTCTGAGATTAGGATGGATTATTCATCCAAAGTGTATGCAatttgtttgtttattcttcTTGAGTTATTTTTAGTGACAAAcaacattttccttttattaatttgattcatTGATAAAAATACTTAAACAACACATATCTAAATTGAAACGTCCACAAATTCTAGCTCAACTAataaaaatgtcgaaattgtttgGTTGACGCtatgatcggagttcgaaccctgatCCCTCCACTTTGTATGTATGAGTTTCCAATGGTTTGTCATTTCGTTTATCtaccaacaaaaaattgaatctAGTAACTAACTGCCACATTAAATTGTAAAACATCAACAGCAATAcatcatttataataattataattaattaatatataccACAATCAAGTGGCCTAATTACTTAGACAAAGTAAAACGTAATTGTAAATAGTAACTAGAACTTAGTACACCTTCTATGATGTCCACAAGTACAAATACTTCAACACTAGTAAAAGAAACATATCCTAGTAATTATTAGTGAATAAAACATAACAAACAGAACAGAAACAGATCAATGTTATTGATCAAATATCTGAATCAGACAAGTAATATTTGAGGAGTTTTTGGCATTGAGGCAATGGCTCATCTATCAAGTAACCCATAGAATTTGCATAGTGAAGATGGTTGAGAACACCATTTTTGTAGTGACTAAGGACAATACTGGATCTGTTTCGCCCCGGATCTGGAGTATTACACCCTGCTATTGGACTCTTAACAAGCACAGTTTTGCAAATATGATCATGGTGATCAGTCTCAACTATAATGTTGTATGTTCCTGTTGAATCTGTCACTCCTTCTGTGTAGAAAACTTGGTTCATAGTCTTTCTGTCTTGGCATCGAATTCCAACTCTTGCACCTAAATTAAGAAGCGCGCGTCACAATAACATACACATTGTTAGACATAGTTTGAGATTCGTTAGGAATATTACTCGAATACTTCCTCTggtcttatatataagcaaatgttcattttttaagttcattcaataactaatgtatttggttcattTGTTCGGCTCTAGCATGCTTCTCGACACATATCAAACACAAGAACATTAAATTaagtggtgtgtgtgtgtgtttacCTTGAATGTAGAAGGTGGCGTTGGTTTCGAATCCGGCACGACATGTATCACAATAAACACAACCTTTGACATGGAACATTGCTGTAGTAAGTAAAGGGAGGACAGAGATAAGGGAAAGGGACATTAACATTAACACTATTTTTGCCATGTTTGAAATGAGAATTATAGCAATGAATTGGATACCAAAATGAGAGGAAGAGAGGACTATATATTTTTCAGTGCGCGCGTTCCTTGCGCCATAAGAAGTGAATCATGTCTAACACTACAACTGAAGTGAGATTGGTGGCATTAAATTCCACATGCTCATTCCTTCTTAGTGGCTTccgtttttatgatttatatttgtTTAAAGAGATCGAGGTTTCAACGTACTAGCAAGTTCTTCCTCCAGTCTTTTTTAATAGgttttaatgcagttttgatccccctattttgaaaaacctgaacttttgatccccctattttaaaactcagcacttttgatccccctattttagttttttgttagttttagtcccccacctcaatttggtcaaacttttgctaaTATGTCATGCTCACTAATGACGTGGCTTTGTACATGTGGACAAACAATTTCCTTAGATAGTGTCCCGAGCCCcaatcttttgcttctttgattGCATTGATGTAAACACGACCATCTTTAAGGAATCCCATTGCAAAACTTGCATCTCTATAGGTCAAATATTGTGTGTCATCAATTTTTCTGACATCATCATAGCAAgttgtccacatgtacaatgccacgtcatcagtgaacatgacacattagcaaaagtttgaccaaattgaggtgggggactaaaactaacaaaaaactaaaatagggggatcaaaagtgctgagttttaaaatagggggatcaaaagttcaggtttttcaaaatagggggatcaaaactgtaTTAAAGCCTTTTTAATAaggaatattttgaaaaaataaaatttagtcttttttttataagaaacacttttaaaatttattctttattaaatacaCAATTCTATTTGTACctttatcaaataaaatcaaataatcatTCTAATCCTAATGCATAAATTAGAGAGACTTATTTCTCATGCAAATCTAGGATTAGTTTtggattaaaatataaaatttttgaattattaatgagaaaaaatatattgtgattttttcaaagtgttcataGTAAAAAGGATTGGAGGAAGTAGTTGGGATGCAGTCAACAGTATTTGTGAAATTGTGGTGTTAGATCACTTGTGTGGTTGCTTTTAGTCCAATGTGTCGATTTAAAGTGTATCAGAGTTCAGATATATCAAGTGTAAGTTAAGTCTCATATTAATCGGAAGAGTTGATGTTGAACAACATAAAAAGTGAAAGAATTCATAAACCCAATATCTTAATATTTTGAGTAACCGTGTGGTGTTAAAACCATTTGTATGGTTGCTCTTAGCTCAATGTACCAATCTAATCCAATAATACCCATCAAAGCCCAACGATTAGCAAATGTAGTATTAAAAATTTGGATTACATGCATCTTTTGCAtcttgacttattttttagattcatttttttctcttaacCGATCTAAATATGAGTTGCCTTTAACTTGAGTATGTTAATGCAAGTTAGTCATTTATGTCTAATAGTCAAAGTCAAACTTACTAATAAGTGGATCTAACATGTCACTTGAAATACATCTACTTTGTAAATTGTTTAGTTTAGACATTAACTATAGAAGACAATGATTCATATCAACAGGCAACTTTCATGtatatgtcaaaaaaattgtttgtttccTTTTGTTTTCCATTGCTTTGATTTTTCACTGCGGAGAATTTacttgaaaatataaaaaatactccctccagaCATAAATATTAGCAAAAAAAACTGTTTACGCAGTGTTTACGAAATTTAGTTAagtttagttaatttttttgatttaatgcaaaatatgagttaagtttactatattactccttttgaaaagtgtaaaaatgcctaaaaaaatagaaataaataaggGGTATATTagaaatagtagtattaattagtttaaaagtaattaacttttgcttataatagtgattaaaatttgaagtgtttttttcttataaatgtgATTGGAGGGAGTATGTTTTTGGAACATCATGTAGTTTATGCTCCGGCGTGGAAGATTGCCTCCCATATGCTTAGAGTTTTACTCTATTATTATGCTAATAATTTGCGCTATTAGGCGTAGGCAATTTTCTCCCAGACGCTACACGCCAACTTTGATGTATAagaatttggttttttttttctttatttattttttttattttacaatgagccggttatttttttctttgtattttagGAGTGAAATTCTGTGTAGAGAGATGATCTAACGTTGGATCAACCGGGGTAAATAATATTGTGTGTTACTTCTTCTCGTTTTGGGTAACAGTGTGGTATCAaatgagttaagtctcacattggttggAAGAGACTTGTGTAAATGCTCAATATCCAATGTGCTGATATAATCCAGTGAGGCTCCTGGATCGCAGACACGGATAGACTCACACTTAATGGAAGATGTTGAGATCtatcaagtgtgagttaagtctcacattggttggAAGAGTTAAAGTTGAATcatttataagtgagagaaccAATAAATTTAATGCCTTAAATTTTTGAGGAAAAATATGGTGTCAAATTACTTGTATAATCGTTCATTGCCGAGTATGTCAATTTAATCCAATGAAACTTCCCCTCACAACCCAACAATTATTTGCTTATAAGTTTATTCCCTTTAGTCTATGAAGAGAAAATGGTGTTTCTCTTCCCAGCCCCGTGTTTCTTTTCCACCTTcgatttttcatttttgcccttgaataaatatttcataacgcgttttttgaattttttttgtcttgaaaaaaacttcggttttttaaattttttcagaatttgaattagaaaaacttcagaaaatacgttccgaagtttttatacaatggcaaaaatggaaaaatgggGGATAGAAAAAAATCCGGAGGTAGGaagagaaaaatttgaaaatgatgatGGCATGTAAGTCATGTACAATGAAGACTTGGTCTTTAAAGAATTGTTTAGTCCATTTGAACCACTCTTGGACCTTTGTGATGATGGATCATGGATGTATAGAAATGAGTTAAGTTTGCTAGCTCTCAATCATTTCTCaagtataaattttgtgagagGTAATAATGTATTAGCTATACAAGTGATAAGGTAAATGAAGATAATGTAGTGTATTATTCtgaagttaaaaaataaaagcacatTTGAAATCATTCTAATATATCTAATCCTAATATTATCATTCTTTGAATCATGACATAAAAATGCTTAAGTTTCATGTGACTTTTACCTTTGAATTTATACCGCTAAGTCTCATCATATACCATATccaaattatgatttttattttgtaataatttGTTCACTTAGAATTATTATTCCATCAATTACCCTCACTATAatctcaaattaaaattttaaaaattgggtTGTTACATTAACAATGTACTGTTGCATTGAGTTTTCTACCCCTCTTTATTGTGACTTGTTATAAAAGTGATAACATGACATAAATCATTAGCGCCACATCtcttatattttaagtttattccGATAAACTAACCTTAAATCTAATCATTTTTCCTATCTTTTTATTgtagttttatattaaaaaaatataatttatctaCTGTGAGTATCGAACCTGCAACATTTGCTTacaataaactttttcaaccactagagcatgtgcttcaattgtgattaaagttaaaaatcctaatatgttaacatAATATTAAATGTATTTATAATGTTCTTTTATCTCTTatatattctaagcttattctgataagctaaccctaaacttaatttttttttcgctcattttccctctctttttattgcagttttaaatttaaaaaataaaaaataaatttgtttacgGTGGAAATCAAACCCGCATCATTTGCttacaataaatttttttttaaaatatcttttaatattacaattttttattatatattaggcTAATTAGACCCTTGCGATAATAGGTATGTGATGTCTCGTTGAGTTTGCATTAAATGTTAGTTGTATCAGATAAAATCTCCCTAGAGATTGTCCCGTTCTTTGGAGATTTGGATTTTGGAGGCAGAACTATACTTTTcatctaaataaataaactatacTTCAGAACTACCACatgttattcattttatttttatcgaCGGTAACCAGCACGgtatcaaattttaatatacCGGTATATTAGATAAAATAATTActaaattaacgattattttatgtatcaaaatattatttgtcgattattatatttcataaatgatgatttcataagaaaaaaacacgatttcattattttataagcATTATGCTaacatttttacattttttcttaaaaagtctcaataataactattatgagggataaaaaattcaaaaaaatataaagttttatttttttacaattttgataaatagaatttagttattataatatcttattaaataattatttgatcTAATGTATCTCGGTACATTGAAATTTGATAGATGTCCCGTAGAATTTCGCAACTACCgcatgatattattattattggtattaCACGTCAGAACTACCACATGATATTGACACATTGTAGATACTTTTCATCCTCTTTTTCATGCTCACTCCCAACAAATATTGAAATGGCAAGACATCATTGTGGCCACATAGGTTTAGTATGCCACTTGTCATTGGTTGATCTCAACGTACATCATCATCACGTGACATTAACATGTGATGCCAGCATTGTCATGTGGCATTGAACTACAACATTACTACATGACATGTCACAATCCAAAAACTACAACAATATTagtaaattataataattatttaataactTACTTGTTAGATATGTGTTGATCAATGTAAGCCTAGCAAACTGCAATGCTCATATGCAAGTTTGCCAGGCCTATGAGCAGGCCTGCTGCTAAGGCATGTGCGGCTGCAGTTGTAGCTTAAGGCTCAAGTAATCTGTTTAGAGTTTGTTAAGtttgttgtaactaacttgtaagCTTGTACATTGATTATATAAGGCCTTGCTATGATCAATAAAGATTAGAGGTTCCATTTGCCTTATCAATTGGTATCAGTTTACCTTCTAAAAGATCAAGTTCTTTGAATAACCGTTGTTAGTTACAAAGTTTCATCGTGTTCTTGCTTGAAGCTTCCATGGCGGAATCAAGCAATTATCTGCAACCATCAATTCCCAAGTTTGATGGACACTATGGTCAATGTTAATGGAGAATCTATTGAGATCCAAAGAGTATTGGAGTCTCATCGAGGATGGAGTAATCGTAGCTCCTGTAGGAGCAACACAAGATCAAATTCAAGCTGCGAATGAGAGCAAATTGAAGGATCTGAAGGCGAAGAACTACTTGTTTCAAGCAATTGAAAGATCAATTCTTGAAACAATCCTCACTCGAGGTCAAGAGAGCTCAGCTGCAAGCTCTGAGGAAGGAATTTGAGATTCTGAACATGCGAATTGGTGAATCCATTGATGACTATTTTTCAAGAACACTGAGTATTGCAAACAAGATGGCGAGTCATGGTGACACCATCACTCAGAGCACAATAGTTGAGAAGATCTTGCGTTCTTTAACCTCAAGATTCAACTATGTGGTTTGTTCGATTGAAGAGTCTAATGACACCACCACAATGACTGTGGATCAGCTGCAGAGTAGTTTGCTTgttcaagaacaaagaatgaaGCATCAGAGAGATGAACAAGAGCAGATTCTGAAAGTTTCTAATGGTGGAAGAGGCTCAGGTGGTAGAGGAGATAACTCTAATGCAAGGGGTCGTGGTAGAGGCAGAGCTCGTGAAGGAAGAGGACCAAAATTCAACAAAGAATTG
It contains:
- the LOC123903954 gene encoding protein DOWNSTREAM OF FLC-like, encoding MAKIVLMLMSLSLISVLPLLTTAMFHVKGCVYCDTCRAGFETNATFYIQGARVGIRCQDRKTMNQVFYTEGVTDSTGTYNIIVETDHHDHICKTVLVKSPIAGCNTPDPGRNRSSIVLSHYKNGVLNHLHYANSMGYLIDEPLPQCQKLLKYYLSDSDI